Proteins encoded in a region of the Bactrocera tryoni isolate S06 chromosome 4, CSIRO_BtryS06_freeze2, whole genome shotgun sequence genome:
- the LOC120774641 gene encoding uncharacterized protein LOC120774641, translated as MASLNLRTSAHAAIVRIGKMTEAANYDPDSMECDVIRAQLDKHFERFMEYHTDLVSSAQSSELTTHDDFLAATELLYTQICIRLRRICGAGEGGICVANQLDMRLDPIKIPVFNGDPANWLPFKDLFEALVHNRKDLNSSYKLSKLRQHVNADSVPLVGGLYTGGYEDMWQEMKRRFDNPRLLVEPHVQRILNLPNQPTESQKGLLRLVDTVQNVMRALSVMGLPVNHWDALLVPLLLPKLPTITMYEWGMSLQTNNIPMAQDFLTFIEKRANNLPQGATNSTSTLHQRPTRPVKANVATVNSSQPLHSVKRVTVFCQLCANGHRIHKCQRFVNLSIPERCHHRHHTMLCKINVANNSPATEEDTNSHIIDRNIPVDTPSTQVPQVYPRQQ; from the exons ATGGCTAGTTTGAATCTACGTACTTCAGCGCATGCCGCAATTGTGCGCATTGGCAAAATGACTGAAGCAGCTAATTACGATCCGGACAGTATGGAGTGCGATGTGATTCGCGCACAGTTGGACAAACATTTTGAAAGGTTTATGGAGTATCATACGGACCTGGTGTCTTCAGCACAATCCAGCGAATTGACCACACATGACGACTTCTTGGCTGCTACGGAGTTACTCTACACGCAAATATGTATTCGACTACGTCGTATATGTGGCGCTGGTGAAGGTGGTATTTGTGTGGCGAATCAATTGGACATGCGATTAGATCCAATTAAGATTCCTGTTTTCAATGGTGATCCAGCGAATTGGCTGCCTTTCAAAGATTTGTTCGAGGCACTAGTTCACAATCGGAAGGATCTGAATTCCAGTTACAAATTAAGCAAGTTACGCCAACATGTCAATGCAGACAGCGTACCATTGGTCGGTGGACTTTATACAGGCGGTTATGAGGACATGTGGCAGGAGATGAAACGGCGGTTTGATAATCCACGTTTGTTAGTGGAACCTCACGTGCAGCGTATACTGAATTTGCCCAACCAACCCACCGAATCCCAGAAGGGCTTGCTTCGACTAGTTGACACCGTCCAAAATGTGATGCGAGCTTTAAGCGTTATGGGTCTTCCGGTAAATCATTGGGACGCCCTCTTGGTGCCACTTTTGCTACCGAAATTGCCCACAATCACCATGTATGAGTGGGGGATGAGCCTTCAGACGAACAACATACCAATGGCTCAggattttttgacatttattgaGAAGCGTGCCAACAATTTGCCTCAAGGAGCTACGAACAGTACATCAACTCTTCATCAGAGACCAACCCGTCCCGTTAAGGCTAACGTTGCAACGGTAAACTCATCTCAGCCGTTACATTCAGTGAAAAGGGTTACGGTATTTTGCCAACTTTGCGCAAACGGACACCGAATACACAAGTGTCAACGGTTCGTTAATCTTTCCATACCGGAACG GTGTCATCATCGCCATCATACGATGCTTTGCAAAATCAACGTTGCGAATAATTCACCGGCTACGGAGGAAGACACCAACAGTCACATAATCGATCGGAATATACCCGTGGACACACCTTCAACACAGGTGCCACAGGTATACCCACGACAGCAGTGA
- the LOC120774642 gene encoding uncharacterized protein LOC120774642, which yields MEDNSRVVLSATWALRRPGEIRIEGVGSSAAVYSKGHITVQMQAAFDNNINFKLEAYVVPTIASVTPDTQIDAEAWSHLKDLPLADPTFATPSPVDLLVGADVLTGLFQEGFIQGSPEQLCALNTRLGWVVFGPVTSSAHSTLHTSLTAKCVNEQRLDTLLRSFWELEEPIPSSEIHVDDCETIFNDTVTRTTDGRYQVQILFRPDAPAIGESHQSAVRQFLQLERRLMNDPCLREQYITFMREYIALDYMEFSTFPRRYRMGHP from the exons ATGGAGGACAATTCGCGTGTCGTGCTCTCTGCGACCTGGGCTCTCAG GCGTCCAGGGGAGATACGAATTGAAGGAGTTGGTTCTAGCGCTGCAGTCTACAGTAAAGGTCATATAACAGTACAGATGCAGGCTGCCTTTGACAACAATATTAACTTCAAACTCGAGGCTTATGTCGTCCCGACAATAGCCTCAGTAACGCCAGATACGCAAATAGACGCAGAAGCTTGGAGCCATTTAAAAGATTTACCACTAGCTGACCCAACGTTTGCCACTCCAAGTCCGGTGGATCTGCTAGTTGGTGCTGACGTACTAACGGGTCTCTTTCAGGAGGGTTTCATCCAGGGTTCTCCAGAGCAACTTTGCGCTTTAAACACTCGTCTTGGTTGGGTAGTATTTGGACCAGTCACAAGTTCTGCTCACTCCACTTTACACACATCTCTTACTGCGAAATGCGTCAACGAACAACGACTAGACACGTTACTTAGAAGCTTCTGGGAACTCGAAGAGCCCATACCATCATCCGAAATACACGTGGATGACTGTGAGACGATCTTCAACGACACAGTTACCCGTACCACAGACGGCAGGTACCAGGTGCAAATTCTATTTCGACCAGATGCTCCTGCTATTGGAGAATCTCATCAATCGGCAGTCCGCCAGTTTCTACAACTCGAGCGGCGGTTGATGAACGATCCCTGTCTTCGTGAGCAGTATATTACATTTATGCGCGAATACATTGCTCTCGATTACATGGAG TTTTCAACGTTTCCGCGAAGATATCGAATGGGACATCCTTAA